DNA from Nematostella vectensis chromosome 5, jaNemVect1.1, whole genome shotgun sequence:
TTATGGCTCGGCAACTGCCAGATTCGAGTACCATATGTGAAGTTGACTCATCTTCGAAGATGTGGATATCATGAGGATACGAGCTAAGGATTAATTATGATCATAGTTCGTGCCCCCGTTGTACTTACATCTCTGAATATGGGTCAGAGGAAGAAAGGCCTAGTATGTGTCGACCGCTAGAGCGCAAGTATCCCCCGCTGAGCTTTTTGGAGATCAGCTTCGTACGGCGTAGACGGAATATGCTTCACAACTATGGCTCGGTAAGTTAAAATCTCTCTATATAAACTAATTGTTGACATCTGTTTCAACcgatttcactgtatttccagtcgaaaataaagagggggaATTTAGATCCAGGGAATGATACAGATTGTTTTGATGGTTTTAATGCCTTTATATAATAATGTGGGTACAAATAGTTATACAAGTTATAAATAGTGATATTTACAACAGTAATAAATAgcaccaaaaatataataaataaataaatacatttttttctttgtcttcactgcttttgatattttctctTGACCCTTTCCAAATTATTTTCCCTACTGAacagttttctgttttccCTCTCCATGATCTATAGAGATAAAAATACACAGTTGTAGCAAGCGATTAGTCTAGATAACATGACGTTTTTTTCACTTGGAATTACCTGTACAGTGTAGTTGCTATTTTTCCCCCCTTTCTGGCTACCCCTGTGGAATGTCTTGTTCTGCATGTGGTTTTTCTTTTCCACTGTCTGGCAATTGAACTGGTGGATCGTGCCATGAATCTCCAAAAATTGGGGGACATGATAAACAAGAActgtagagaaaaaaatgcataaaattACTTGGTCTCGGAGATCCCAAGTCAATTAAGGAATCTCATTTTAATCTTACCATGTATATATGGAATTACATCCTGTGGAGAGATAAAAGAAAgcacaattaaaataatatatctacttgttattttttcagtgACATATGATCAAATGAGGCTTGTGTCCTGCCAGTTCAACTAACCACAGGGATGTAGAATTACCTCATCAAACGTGGCCTTTCTAAATTTGGTTCCCCATTGGCGGGCCTTTTCTTGAAAAGCATCTGCTCGAAGATATGCTTCATCTCCAGGATTTGCCCCAAGAGCATCAGTGAGGACCATCAAACTTTTCCACACTTGTGTCAGCTCTGATATGCTAAGAACTGTTTTCTCACAAGTGGGAGTGGACGATGGctacaaaacacaaagcaattgTTAAATTAGCTTTATACACAGTAGTATCCTGGGTGTGCTGgtcttttttataatgaaaataaaaatcataccTCAAACACTATGTTGTTGCGGTCAAGATGATCCTTGAGTGTGGCACGTAGGAAGTCCTTGGTGCCTGTCGACCTCAGATGGAACTTCCTACATTCCTCCACTAGCTGGGCTTTGGTCAGACAGTCAAGGCTGGTGATGGACTTGTTCTCCATGTCTCCTAGGAAGGCATGGATATCAAGCCCCCTAATGATAGTTTCCAAACCATCACCTTTATAAGGAAAAGAggattcaaagaaaataaataacgaaACTTTATAGTAATTTCATATTAGTTTCAGTTATTATAACAGTCTTTTCTATTAGTCAGTTATTTACTTACAATCCAAAGAGCTCCACTTGGTTGTGGTTTTGCCACTGTCATCCTGGACATCATAGAAACAAAACCTCACACCTGCAAATACAATAtggcaagaaaacaaaatgataatcACCATAAGACATCCCCTATACCCATTTACCCTATacatgaaatttttatttacccaAAGCTTCTATTGCTTCTTCCATGGCTTTTTTAACATTCTGCTCTATAGCCCAGCAAGCAACCTAGAAGTTTAATATATACCAggaacttttttaaaaaatggctcaatggagatttgaatttgttaaataaGCATAATTTTACCTGGTTGAGAAGTTTTCCCATGATCCTCAATTTGAGGTGCAGGGTGTCGGGTATGACCTTGGTAAATTCAATGTCCACGAGAGGTAAACATTGAACTCCCTTGGCATTTGGACACCCAACACGTGCACGGCACTGGTTTAAGGTTCTGGTTATGGGCCATTGTGGGACTGaaatttttatcaaatttatcTAGTTATTTATAATATAGCTGACAATGGAATAattcataaaaacaaaaatcatttaattCATTACATAACATTCATTATATAagtaacaaaattaaaaaacttaCTAGAAAAGTCTCTGATCATCCTTTTGCTGCATTCGCACCAAATGCAGAAGTACAAGGCACAGGGACTATTAATTCCGAGAATACACGCCATGAACTTCCAGTCAGCACACATCACCCTTAAAAAAAGGGATAAAAGTTACATATGTCCTGTTTAATGCCAGATCATAAGATTATtggttgcaaaaaaaatgaaacctaCCAATCAATAGTGTATTCAAGGCCATTAACAAGAATGCCAGTTCTCCCTAGGGCCTTCATCTCATCAAAAACCCCTCTCAAGGTCGCCTTTAGGATGTCATATGACTCCTTGcctataataaaaagtgttcacAGATATATGGCTTTAGTTGACTATATCATTAGGAAGATTTGTTCTCGCTTACAGCTGCAATAAATTAGCTGCAACCAACTCACCATCATATATAGATATACAGTATTCCCTTTCTGGGCTTCTTTTAACAGAGTTTTCTGCTGGAAAGCAGAAGGTTGTCATAACACTCCCAAGTTTTTTGGTGGTTTTTCTACCATCACCAGAAAACCGAAGGGTTATAACATTGCCCCCTGCATTTCCAATGACATCTGAACTATAACTTAGAATGTCCTTGATGGATCTTGAACATCCTTTTGCATTCTGAAAGGAGAAACTTTGTTTAATGAATTATTgggtttgtacagtatttgcttgttttaaaGGATGCAAAATGTGCTGTGCACAAAGCAAATCAGAATTAAGACTATCAACAGACTAACCCCTTCAAATTCTGTAATAGGAATGATTGCATTTTGAGcttttctctctttctgtATCCCATACAGTGATGGCAAGCTGGACCCAGCTACCATCTTTAGCTCATGGTATGCTGAGTCagaaacatcaccatcatctttggcctgagattataaaaataatctaaatatagaaaaaataagaaacctACAGTACTGTACATGTACTTCTATAATACCTACCTTGAGAGCTCTTTGGATCTTTTTATGGTCAATCTCCTCAGGCTCAACCCTCTCATTGAAATGTAGGGCAAAACTGACCATACCAACTTCAAGTTGAACCTAGAGATAAGGAAACATTGAAATGTAGGGCAAAACTGACCAACTTCAAGTTGAACCTAGAGATAAGGAAACATTTTATGATAAACAAATGCCATTATAACAGAATTGGTAAATTTAGGTTGTTTCCATGTGTACAAAAATTCTAAACAAACCTCAACAACTTTCCAATCTGTTGGAAGCTTCTCAAATTGCTTCTCAAGCCATTTTTTAATCTCTGACTTTTTGTGAAATTGAGCTTTTGGCTCAAGGTCACAAAAAGGCTTTCTCGGCTGAAGAAAGGGCTTTTTTTCCTTGCCTAGCTCCTTTCTCATGCCATCTCTCTCTTTGACAACATCAGCGAGTCGATGTTTTAGCTCTGACAGCTGATTCTCGAGCTCTTCGATTCTAGAGTCCCGAGAATCACACAGCCCGATTTCACGGACTTGAGGTAGTGTGTAAGCcaatctttgttttttcaatGGCGGATCTTGTGTAAAATTAGTCAAATACCCTTGCACCATCATTTTAGTAGATATCTATCATGAACAAGCAAACGAGACGACTAAACTTTTGAACCTCTTCCCGCCTAAGTTTACCGAGATTCTGCAAGATGATCCCCAAAAAACAACCCGTGAAGATTATCTAGATAAGAATTGCGCCAAAattatacaaacaaaaaacggAAATATTAGAAAGGAATACTTAGCTTCTCGTCCTTCGGGTGTTTCTGTACTCTTCAGCATCAGGATCACACAAGGACGTAGTCGATTAAAATACCTACGAGGGCTTTTTTCCACAAGTTAGGCTGGCAGAAGAAAGATCTAGCCCCTACAGGGGTATTTGATGAGAAAAATAGGTATTTTTCGCTTCTATAAGCAGAAATCTCAGGTTAAATAGCCCTGTTTTCCAAAAATAATCGCtcttcgtccgccatcttggatagcTCAGAGAAAACCCATTTGTAATTTGCCAGGTTACACAGCTCCTAGTCTCAGTCTCTAAAAAAGCGGCCGAGCGAGTTTGAATAACACCAAAAGTTTGATAtggttatcatcatcatcatcatctttttatcatcatcaccatcattgtcatcatcatcattgttatcatcatcatcattttcatcatcatcattgtcataaccatcattgttatcatcatcaccatcattgtcatcatcatcatcatcatcatcatcattattaacattattatttttatcatgtCGAAAATGTGATGCGACGAATGAAAAACAATACCGTAATCTCATACTTCTCATACAAGACACATTTTTGTCTTGCAGGTCGCCGCTGTGACTACAAATTtggaaatgaaaacaaatgaaacaaaattaaagagagaaaattcctCAATTCGCTACTGTTGTTTCTCTACACGCATCCCGCATGTTAACCCGCATCCCGCATGTTTACCCGCATCTCTACCCGCATCCCGCATGTTTACCCGCATCTCTACACGCATCCCGCATGTTTACTCGCATGTTTACCCACATCACTACATGCATCCCGCATGTTTACCCACATTTCTACACGCATCCCGCATGTTTGCCCGCATCTCTACACGCATCCCGCATGTTTACCCGCATCTCTACACGCATCCCGCATGTTTACCCGCATCTCTACACGCATCCCGCATGTTTACCCGCATCTCTACACGCATCCCGCATGTTTACCCGCATCTCTACACGCATCCTTTAAGAACACAGGAAAAGAGCAAGAAAAAGGGAGAGCCTCTGACAAGTCTGTGgtcaaaatataacagtaaccTTGGTCATTTCGTTCTTATCTTCCACTCCGATATGCGcgtaatattttaaaaaaaatcttctaTTCGCTTAAAATTGGACGCTGATTAACCATATTATTTTGCTAGCAAAGCGTTTCATTTTTCAATTCAAAGGCCAAATGCTCTAAACCTCATTTGAGATGTTTTCTTAATTTCGTGAACAAAACCTATAATAGAGAAACTTTATTAATAGCCCGTGAACCAGAAACTTAATTTTACGGAGATGTTAAACTATCTTCACGAATCCATGTCGTTTATTAAGTCTCGGTTTccaaaatgtgtttttttgaTCGCTGGCGATTTTAATAGACTAGATACTTCTAGATTTAAGAACGCATTCCAACTTGAAACAAATCGTCGGGTCGTCTACTCGTGGAAACCGCACTTTGGACCCAATATTGACTAACATGAAAGAGCACATTAACGATCATGTCAAGCTCCCTGCATTTGGCCTTTCGGATCACGCTACCGTCGAGCTCCAGCCCTTGGCTTGCTGCAATCAGCCAACAGCCAAACACTTCATTCTATTCTTTTCTGTAAGAGATACACCTCTTACAAACAAGATCGCAATGAGGTTATATTTGGAGAAAATCGACGTTTTGGAGTCCTGTGAGGAGATGACGCAGATCTTAGAAGAGGCTATCACTTTTGGCATGGATACAATAATTCCTTTACCACGGAAAACAGTAGTAGCAAACGAGGCGCCCTGGGTGAATACCCAGCTCAAGTATTTTGTTCGACGTCTGCAGAAGGCACTGGCCAGCAGTAGCATGCTTGATTCTCGCATGCTACGAAATACAGTCAACCGAGAAAGGAAGGCTTGTCGGGAAAAATACTACGAGGCGAAGGTGAAAGATCTTAAAGCCTGTAAACCAGCGCTATGGTAGAAGAAAGTGAAAAGGCTCAGCGGTATCTCTAAGGCAGTCCGCGTGGACCCAGTATTTGATCTCAAGCACCTCACTGGCGTTGAGGGTGAAGTTGCAAAAGACTCGAAGCTCCTGGCCAATTTTATAAATGACTCTTTTCTATCACCAATGAGTGTTTTTACGCCCTTGAGTCGAGAGTCACCTGCGCACGCCTACACTCACCTTGCCGAGTCCGAGCCTACCACCATAACGGAACACTCGTTTATCACTAAGTTATCCGCATTAAATGCCAAAAAGGCGTCTGGTCCAGATAGTATACCCGCGTGGCTTTTAAAAGATAATGCCGACCTGATCGCTGCCCCTGTTGCGGCTATTTTTAACTCCTCCTTTCGGGAGTGCCAACTTCCGAAATCTTGTAAAAGAGCCGATATCACTCCTCTTTCCAAGCAAACACCTATTTTGGATGTCAACAAACACCTTAGACCAATCTCGCTGATCCCGATCTTGTCAAAGGTGGCTGAAAAATATGTTAAACCCGCTGTACTGAAGAAAATAGATCCAAACCAATTTGGGACAGTCTCAAATTCCTGCACGACGCATTCGCTTATTACTATGCTACACAATTGGTACAAGAATACCGACGGGAATGGCTCAACAGTACACGTAGTACTCTTCCACTTCAAAAAAGCCTTCGATCTCATTGATCACCGGATACTTCTTGGTAAAATAGAGGAGTACGATCTGCCCGTGTGGACTATCAAATGATCTCTGACTTTCTGACTGATTAGAGAACAAAGAGTCAGGTTATCCCAGGAGTGTTATTCAGAGTGGTAGAGTGTCCCGGACGGTGTGCCACAGGGGACCAAACTCGGTCCCTGGTTGTTTGTAATCATGATCAATAAGCTCCACGTTGAAGGCGCCGACTGTTGGAAGTATGTCGATGATATTACTGTTGCTGAGACAGTTAACAAGAACGACGCTAGTAATATGCAGGCAGTCACAGATCTTTTAGTTCAGGAAACCAAGGTCGATCGTTTTCAACTTAACGAGGCTAAGTGTAAAGAACTACGTCTCACTTTTGCTAATTCGAGCAATAGCACGTTACCACCGATTGTGATTAATGATAAATGTATAGAGGTAGTTCAACACGTAAAACTGCTTGGTCTTACAATCTCCAATGACCTAAAATGAACGAGCATGTGTCTGATGTAACCAAGAAGGCAGCTTCGAGATTGTTTTTACTAAGGCAGTTCAAACGCACAAGGGCAGATCCTGCCGAGCTTGTATGTTTTTATGTAACATGTATAAGACCAGTTGCTGAATACGCCTCGCAAGTTTTCCACGATAGTTTACCAGCATATTTGTCAGAAGAACTTGAAAGTATCCAAAAGCGCGCTCTACGGATAATTTATCCAGACCTTCACTATGCTGACGCTCTCTACGAAACGAACCTTCTCACTACATAGCAGAAGGCAGCAAATGGTGGATCAACTTTTTAATGACATAATCAAAGATCGCAACCACAAATTGTACCACCTGTTGCCAGCGCGCAATACCAGCTCTAGATCCCTTCGGCGCACGCGCACTTTTTACATTCCAAAGCTCCAAAGTGCAAGACCAACCgttttaagggtgtactgatatctgttgctaaggaaaattAAATACAGCATAAAAGCCTTGAAAAAAGTAACAAGGGTCTGGTGTTTGCCAAGTTGACCACCAAAAGTATTCtgattattttgatgacgtcataccatgacgtcatcacgtgacgtcatcgatacagaaaaaagcaaataattcGAATAAACATAGtcgaaaatatgttttaaatgCGGTTTAAGAATCTTGAGAGATAGGCGTATTCAGCCAAGCATTCgttttaaaaattgttgagaaattatttttttacaaattttcaAAGGTCCTGAAATCCAGAATAATTGATATAATTCTAGTTTCCGCTAGAATAACGATAAATGCATGCTTGGCTCTATAGAgaagattttaataaaaaggaatactGAAAAAATATCGCGTTTTGAAATGATTTGGCGACAATAAAAGCTTTCTTATGGAAAACGCCGAACCGGAAGTGAAGCAAAGCCCGCGCGATTGCACGCGCGTGCGCAGTAACCACTTTTGTATTTGATGGTTATCCACGTGCTCGGATTCCAAATATTGGGACAAATTGGGTATGAAATTAACATTGCTTCTCACTGAGATGGTATAAACCCATACAGCCAAGACAATTGCGAGGAAATTACATAAGTATGCCCTTTCTCTGGCAGTACCATCAATTGTGTTTTCATCAGAGACACAAGTTTGACCCCCacattgtttacatttgaatGTTATAGAAACTTTGCCCCTGGTTTCCCCTACCACTGCAGCTTCCTCACGGTTAATTAGCGCGTTACAATGTTCGCAGAATGCATTATTTGCTATCAGGTTGAgggtttgtttatttgtaagGACATAATTTTCGGGCGTTATTTTTAGAGTGTTGTCGGTGAGGTTTTTCGTTTGATGAGCAGCCTGTTC
Protein-coding regions in this window:
- the LOC125563000 gene encoding uncharacterized protein LOC125563000 isoform X2; translation: MVSFALHFNERVEPEEIDHKKIQRALKAKDDGDVSDSAYHELKMVAGSSLPSLYGIQKERKAQNAIIPITEFEGNAKGCSRSIKDILSYSSDVIGNAGGNVITLRFSGDGRKTTKKLGSVMTTFCFPAENSVKRSPEREYCISIYDGKESYDILKATLRGVFDEMKALGRTGILVNGLEYTIDWVMCADWKFMACILGINSPCALYFCIWCECSKRMIRDFSIPQWPITRTLNQCRARVGCPNAKGVQCLPLVDIEFTKVIPDTLHLKLRIMGKLLNQVACWAIEQNVKKAMEEAIEALGVRFCFYDVQDDSGKTTTKWSSLDCDGLETIIRGLDIHAFLGDMENKSITSLDCLTKAQLVEECRKFHLRSTGTKDFLRATLKDHLDRNNIVFEPSSTPTCEKTVLSISELTQVWKSLMVLTDALGANPGDEAYLRADAFQEKARQWGTKFRKATFDEDVIPYIHVLVYHVPQFLEIHGTIHQFNCQTVEKKNHMQNKTFHRGSQKGGKNSNYTVQIMERENRKLFSRENNLERVKRKYQKQ
- the LOC125563000 gene encoding uncharacterized protein LOC125563000 isoform X1, coding for MVSFALHFNERVEPEEIDHKKIQRALKAKDDGDVSDSAYHELKMVAGSSLPSLYGIQKERKAQNAIIPITEFEGNAKGCSRSIKDILSYSSDVIGNAGGNVITLRFSGDGRKTTKKLGSVMTTFCFPAENSVKRSPEREYCISIYDGKESYDILKATLRGVFDEMKALGRTGILVNGLEYTIDWVMCADWKFMACILGINSPCALYFCIWCECSKRMIRDFSIPQWPITRTLNQCRARVGCPNAKGVQCLPLVDIEFTKVIPDTLHLKLRIMGKLLNQVACWAIEQNVKKAMEEAIEALGVRFCFYDVQDDSGKTTTKWSSLDCDGLETIIRGLDIHAFLGDMENKSITSLDCLTKAQLVEECRKFHLRSTGTKDFLRATLKDHLDRNNIVFEPSSTPTCEKTVLSISELTQVWKSLMVLTDALGANPGDEAYLRADAFQEKARQWGTKFRKATFDEDVIPYIHVLVYHVPQFLEIHGTIHQFNCQTVEKKNHMQNKTFHRGSQKGGKNSNYTVQSRVILGCTKLELIEQCMSNQPQFLILGAKNGKLFSCYLTTVGVPSIHG
- the LOC125563000 gene encoding uncharacterized protein LOC125563000 isoform X3, which produces MVSFALHFNERVEPEEIDHKKIQRALKNAKGCSRSIKDILSYSSDVIGNAGGNVITLRFSGDGRKTTKKLGSVMTTFCFPAENSVKRSPEREYCISIYDGKESYDILKATLRGVFDEMKALGRTGILVNGLEYTIDWVMCADWKFMACILGINSPCALYFCIWCECSKRMIRDFSIPQWPITRTLNQCRARVGCPNAKGVQCLPLVDIEFTKVIPDTLHLKLRIMGKLLNQVACWAIEQNVKKAMEEAIEALGVRFCFYDVQDDSGKTTTKWSSLDCDGLETIIRGLDIHAFLGDMENKSITSLDCLTKAQLVEECRKFHLRSTGTKDFLRATLKDHLDRNNIVFEPSSTPTCEKTVLSISELTQVWKSLMVLTDALGANPGDEAYLRADAFQEKARQWGTKFRKATFDEDVIPYIHVLVYHVPQFLEIHGTIHQFNCQTVEKKNHMQNKTFHRGSQKGGKNSNYTVQSRVILGCTKLELIEQCMSNQPQFLILGAKNGKLFSCYLTTVGVPSIHG
- the LOC5513178 gene encoding uncharacterized protein LOC5513178, with the translated sequence MKEHINDHVKLPAFGLSDHATVELQPLACCNQPTAKHFILFFSVRDTPLTNKIAMRLYLEKIDVLESCEEMTQILEEAITFGMDTIIPLPRKTVVANEAPWVNTQLKYFVRRLQKALASSSMLDSRMLRNTVNRERKACREKYYEAKKVKRLSGISKAVRVDPVFDLKHLTGVEGEVAKDSKLLANFINDSFLSPMSVFTPLSRESPAHAYTHLAESEPTTITEHSFITKLSALNAKKASGPDSIPAWLLKDNADLIAAPVAAIFNSSFRECQLPKSCKRADITPLSKQTPILDVNKHLRPISLIPILSKVAEKYVKPAVLKKIDPNQFGTVSNSCTTHSLITMLHNWYKNTDGNGSTVHVVLFHFKKAFDLIDHRILLGKIEEYDLPVWTIK